One uncultured Methanobrevibacter sp. genomic window carries:
- the rpiA gene encoding ribose-5-phosphate isomerase RpiA encodes MKNASSNDSSKKNAGYKAAEYVKDGMVLGLGTGSTTHYFIEKVGMRIKDEGINVMGIPTSFQSLLIAKQWNIPITTLEEHDIDLSVDGADEVDADFNLIKGGGAAHTKEKIVDYAAKEFIVIVDESKCVEALGDFPVPVEVLPDASRMVIQTLEDMGAVCEIRMAQRKDGPVITDNGNFVIDAKFDEIESPSHLEIDLNSIPGVVENGIFSQMVDKVIVGTPEGTKEL; translated from the coding sequence ATGAAAAATGCGAGTAGTAATGATTCTAGTAAAAAGAATGCAGGTTACAAAGCTGCTGAATATGTAAAGGATGGAATGGTTTTAGGACTTGGAACAGGTTCAACAACACATTATTTCATTGAAAAAGTGGGAATGAGAATAAAAGATGAGGGAATTAATGTAATGGGAATTCCAACATCATTTCAGTCCTTGTTGATAGCTAAACAGTGGAATATCCCAATAACCACTCTTGAAGAGCATGATATTGACCTGTCCGTTGACGGTGCCGATGAAGTTGACGCTGACTTTAATTTAATCAAAGGTGGTGGAGCGGCACATACAAAAGAAAAAATCGTGGACTATGCTGCAAAGGAGTTCATTGTCATTGTTGATGAGTCAAAATGCGTTGAGGCATTAGGAGACTTTCCGGTTCCTGTAGAAGTCCTGCCTGATGCGTCCCGTATGGTAATTCAGACCCTTGAAGATATGGGTGCTGTTTGTGAAATAAGGATGGCTCAAAGAAAAGACGGTCCTGTAATAACCGATAACGGCAATTTTGTAATCGATGCAAAATTCGATGAAATAGAATCTCCGTCACATCTTGAAATCGATTTGAATTCAATTCCTGGTGTTGTGGAAAATGGAATATTTTCACAGATGGTTGACAAGGTTATTGTAGGAACACCTGA